Proteins encoded in a region of the Bacillus methanolicus genome:
- a CDS encoding YokU family protein encodes MEENCLWCQSKNITKEKTKVYWELPDGTKAIEISETPSISCHDCQMVYQSDDTVKEIENQLFIINTRLLGKSVTYHELMNMPKLLKRNYFDFLS; translated from the coding sequence ATGGAAGAAAATTGTTTATGGTGCCAAAGTAAGAACATTACTAAGGAAAAAACGAAAGTTTATTGGGAACTGCCTGATGGAACAAAGGCGATTGAAATCAGTGAAACTCCGTCAATTTCTTGCCATGATTGTCAAATGGTGTATCAGTCGGACGATACCGTAAAAGAAATTGAGAACCAATTGTTTATCATCAATACCCGGCTTCTCGGTAAATCGGTCACTTATCATGAACTGATGAACATGCCGAAACTGTTAAAAAGAAATTATTTCGATT
- the ablA gene encoding lysine 2,3-aminomutase produces MKQTLYKPKRHWKEIELWKNVTDEQWNDWIWQLTNTIRTLDDLKKVINLTPDEEEGVRISAKTIPLNITPYYASLMNPDDPRCPIRMQSVPISKEIYKTKYDLEDPLHEDEDSPAPGLTHRYPDRVLFLVTNQCSMYCRYCTRRRFSGQIGMGVPKKQLDAAIDYIKRTPEVRDVLISGGDGLLINDTILEYILKNLRAIDHVEIIRIGTRAPVVFPQRITENLCSIIKKYHPIWLNTHFNTSIEITEESKKACEMLADAGVPVGNQAVILAGINDSVPIMKKLMHDLVMIRVRPYYIYQCDLSEGIGHFRAPVSKGLEIIEGLRGHTSGYAVPTFVIDAPGGGGKIGLQPNYLISQSAEKVVLRNFEGVITTYPEPENYVPGRAEDYFKEIYPDMEEKRSHHGIAGLMNDAQFNLVPEGLTRLNRRKSYEQDPLHASLKDKREKRDELKEKKFLSQQAKYSKKSGESKTNEDAN; encoded by the coding sequence ATGAAACAAACATTATATAAACCGAAAAGGCATTGGAAAGAAATTGAACTATGGAAAAATGTAACAGACGAACAGTGGAATGATTGGATTTGGCAGCTCACAAACACGATCAGGACGCTCGATGATTTAAAAAAGGTGATTAACCTTACACCTGATGAAGAAGAGGGAGTTCGTATCTCAGCGAAAACAATCCCGTTAAATATTACCCCATATTATGCTTCTTTAATGAATCCCGATGATCCGCGCTGCCCGATTAGAATGCAGTCCGTGCCTATTTCAAAGGAAATCTATAAAACAAAGTATGATTTAGAGGATCCATTGCACGAAGATGAAGATTCCCCTGCTCCAGGTTTGACCCACCGCTATCCGGACCGCGTATTGTTTTTGGTAACAAATCAATGTTCCATGTACTGCCGCTACTGTACAAGGAGAAGGTTTTCCGGACAAATCGGCATGGGTGTGCCTAAGAAGCAGCTTGATGCAGCGATTGATTACATCAAGCGGACTCCTGAAGTGAGAGACGTTCTCATATCCGGTGGTGATGGCCTGCTTATTAATGATACAATCCTCGAATATATTTTGAAAAATTTGCGCGCGATTGATCATGTGGAAATTATTCGCATCGGTACGAGGGCACCTGTAGTCTTTCCGCAGCGGATTACAGAAAACCTTTGCAGCATTATAAAAAAATACCATCCAATTTGGCTGAATACACATTTTAATACATCTATTGAAATCACGGAAGAATCGAAAAAAGCGTGTGAAATGCTGGCTGATGCCGGGGTGCCGGTCGGCAACCAAGCGGTTATTTTGGCAGGAATAAATGACAGTGTGCCGATTATGAAAAAATTGATGCACGACCTGGTCATGATCCGAGTACGGCCATACTATATTTACCAGTGCGACTTATCCGAGGGAATCGGCCATTTCCGTGCACCGGTTTCAAAAGGACTGGAAATTATCGAAGGCTTAAGAGGTCACACTTCTGGTTATGCCGTGCCGACTTTTGTCATCGACGCACCTGGTGGTGGGGGAAAAATCGGGCTGCAGCCGAATTATTTAATTTCGCAAAGCGCCGAAAAAGTAGTTCTGCGCAATTTTGAAGGTGTGATTACCACATATCCGGAACCGGAAAATTATGTTCCCGGCCGTGCCGAAGATTATTTTAAGGAGATTTATCCGGATATGGAAGAGAAAAGGTCTCATCATGGAATCGCTGGATTAATGAATGACGCCCAGTTTAATCTTGTACCGGAAGGGCTTACCCGTCTGAACCGAAGAAAGAGCTATGAACAGGATCCTCTTCATGCTTCACTGAAAGACAAGCGGGAAAAGAGAGATGAATTAAAGGAGAAAAAGTTCCTTTCCCAACAAGCAAAATATAGTAAAAAAAGCGGGGAAAGCAAAACGAATGAAGATGCGAACTAA
- a CDS encoding sigma-54 interaction domain-containing protein, whose protein sequence is MHGMNMTKEVLGAILKSIDEGIHVVDIEGITIFYNGVAAKHDGLEIDEVIGKPLLEIFPSLNEKTSTLLKVTKTMKPIYNQTQSYVNMHGKRIETINTTLPIIVDGKMIGAVEIAKDYSRLKLLSERLLDLQREIKRPAEKKQKSNSVKFTFENLLTKNPNFQKIKDEAIKLASSDSPILVYGESGTGKELFVQGIHHASRRAKGPFIAQNCAAIPETLLESVLFGTAKGSYTGAVDRPGLFELADGGTLFLDELHTMPIELQAKLLRVLEEGSVRRIGGANTIPVNTRVIAAMNIHPRLAMEKEKLRSDLFYRLNVLAFGLLPLRERPEDIMYLTRHFIDFYNKVLNKAVKGADREVTNLFASYEWPGNVRELKHTVEYMMNICEEEYLTKDEFPAMLKQQFASYSFEKGYSLRENVQQLEMELIKKAMTDAAGNIKQAARLLGIPRQTLQYKLQKFSLTGAE, encoded by the coding sequence ATGCACGGAATGAATATGACGAAAGAAGTACTGGGAGCAATCTTAAAAAGCATTGACGAAGGAATACACGTTGTCGACATAGAAGGAATAACGATCTTTTACAACGGGGTGGCAGCTAAGCATGACGGTCTTGAAATCGATGAAGTCATTGGCAAGCCTCTTCTTGAAATTTTTCCATCATTAAATGAAAAAACAAGTACATTGTTAAAAGTAACAAAAACAATGAAACCAATCTATAACCAGACTCAAAGTTATGTAAATATGCACGGAAAAAGAATCGAAACGATCAATACGACATTGCCGATCATTGTGGACGGAAAAATGATTGGCGCTGTTGAAATTGCCAAAGACTACTCAAGATTAAAGCTATTGTCGGAACGGCTCCTTGATTTGCAAAGAGAGATCAAAAGACCCGCCGAAAAAAAGCAAAAAAGTAATAGTGTAAAGTTTACTTTTGAAAATTTGCTGACGAAAAACCCCAATTTTCAAAAAATAAAAGACGAAGCAATAAAATTAGCAAGCTCGGATTCTCCAATTTTAGTGTATGGCGAAAGCGGTACGGGAAAGGAATTGTTTGTCCAGGGCATTCACCATGCTTCAAGGCGGGCTAAGGGACCATTTATCGCTCAAAACTGTGCCGCGATTCCTGAAACGCTTCTTGAAAGCGTTTTATTCGGTACAGCAAAAGGCAGCTATACGGGGGCTGTTGACAGACCCGGTCTATTTGAATTAGCTGATGGGGGAACATTATTCCTGGATGAACTTCATACAATGCCGATCGAACTCCAAGCGAAATTGCTCCGGGTGCTCGAAGAAGGTTCGGTGAGGAGGATCGGCGGGGCGAACACGATACCGGTCAATACACGGGTAATTGCAGCCATGAATATCCATCCGCGACTTGCTATGGAAAAAGAAAAACTTCGTTCAGATTTATTTTACAGGCTAAATGTGCTTGCATTTGGACTTCTTCCATTAAGGGAAAGACCGGAAGATATTATGTATTTAACAAGGCACTTTATCGATTTCTACAACAAAGTGCTGAATAAAGCCGTAAAAGGTGCCGATAGGGAAGTAACAAATTTATTTGCCTCATACGAATGGCCGGGAAACGTACGGGAATTGAAGCATACTGTAGAATATATGATGAATATTTGTGAAGAGGAATATCTTACAAAAGATGAATTCCCTGCTATGTTAAAACAGCAGTTCGCCTCTTATTCTTTTGAAAAAGGTTATTCTTTGCGTGAAAATGTACAACAGCTGGAAATGGAGCTGATTAAAAAAGCGATGACCGATGCAGCAGGCAATATCAAACAAGCTGCTCGATTGCTCGGAATTCCCCGGCAAACTTTACAATATAAGCTGCAAAAATTTTCTCTTACAGGTGCTGAATAA
- the ablB gene encoding putative beta-lysine N-acetyltransferase yields MNDTSHVLRLDSENYAIEAYVDPFNKRLRVDDYAGNIYEVLQKAETLSTEKKAEKLIIKARREDFTNLLKSCFQLEAVIDRYFLGSDAYVFTKYFTDERKRSNHWIKEDEIVQHVASLERQLQQAAPPKEYVLQKVRKTDANALAKLYKDVFEVYPTPLHDPEYIKKTIRDGTVYYCFRFNGKIVSAASAEVQPIYKNAELTDCATLKEHRKHGLMKILLQKLEEELKSNGIFHVYTIARALSVGMNAAFHQLGYTYRGRLINNCYIFDKLEDMNVWCKNLSIS; encoded by the coding sequence TTGAACGATACGTCCCATGTTCTAAGACTAGACAGTGAAAATTATGCGATTGAGGCATATGTTGACCCATTTAATAAACGGCTCAGAGTGGATGATTATGCAGGCAATATTTATGAAGTTTTACAAAAAGCTGAAACACTTTCAACGGAAAAGAAGGCAGAAAAATTGATTATTAAAGCAAGACGCGAAGATTTTACGAATCTGCTAAAATCTTGTTTTCAACTTGAAGCTGTCATTGACCGTTACTTTCTCGGATCTGATGCATATGTATTTACAAAATATTTTACAGACGAACGAAAAAGGTCAAATCATTGGATAAAAGAAGATGAAATCGTCCAACATGTTGCTTCTTTGGAACGGCAATTACAGCAAGCGGCGCCTCCAAAGGAATATGTCCTTCAAAAAGTTCGGAAAACGGATGCGAATGCGCTTGCAAAATTGTATAAAGATGTATTTGAAGTGTATCCAACACCATTGCATGATCCCGAATATATTAAGAAAACAATAAGGGACGGAACGGTGTATTATTGCTTTCGCTTCAATGGAAAAATTGTCAGTGCTGCTTCCGCTGAAGTGCAGCCAATCTACAAAAATGCGGAATTAACGGATTGCGCTACGCTTAAAGAACATCGCAAACACGGATTAATGAAAATTCTGCTTCAAAAACTTGAAGAAGAGTTGAAATCAAACGGAATTTTCCACGTCTATACAATTGCGAGAGCACTTTCGGTCGGAATGAATGCTGCATTTCATCAGCTTGGCTATACGTACAGGGGAAGGCTGATAAATAATTGCTATATATTTGATAAGCTGGAAGACATGAATGTTTGGTGCAAAAACTTGTCAATTTCATAA
- a CDS encoding peptidase: MEEKIKLWLKENRVKGIKLLQKLVQEDSMRGNESRAQAIVIEKCRRLGFSLDIWEIGEEKLVNHPDFCSDRKDFSGNPNVVGVLKGSGGGKSMILNSHIDVVPPGDRNDWKNDPFSGHIEEGKLYGRGATDMKGGTVAMLLALEAIISSGIKLKGDVIFQSVIEEESGGAGTLAAVLRGYKADGAIIPEPTNMKLFPKQQGSMWFRITVKGRSAHGGTRYEGVNAIEKSMAVIKKLEELETKRNKRITDPLYESIPIPIPINIGKIQSGQWPSSVPDIALLEGRMGVGPAETLEEAKKEMIASLEELAETDAWFADHPLTIEWFGGKWLPGNLEADHPLISVISESFEIVKKSKPVIEASPWGTDGGILSNVGQTPVVVFGPGVTKAAHDVNEYIVLEDMFETAEIIALTLLKWCEIS, translated from the coding sequence ATGGAAGAGAAGATAAAGCTGTGGTTAAAAGAAAATAGAGTTAAAGGCATCAAATTGCTGCAAAAACTCGTTCAGGAAGACAGCATGAGAGGAAATGAAAGCCGTGCGCAAGCCATAGTCATCGAAAAATGCAGACGGCTCGGATTTTCGCTTGATATATGGGAAATTGGCGAAGAGAAATTGGTGAACCATCCTGATTTTTGCTCCGACCGAAAGGATTTTTCGGGAAATCCAAATGTGGTTGGTGTTTTAAAAGGGAGCGGTGGAGGAAAGTCAATGATTTTAAACAGCCATATCGACGTTGTTCCGCCGGGAGACAGAAATGACTGGAAAAATGACCCTTTTAGCGGGCACATTGAAGAAGGGAAACTTTATGGCAGGGGTGCAACGGACATGAAAGGCGGAACTGTTGCCATGCTTCTTGCATTGGAGGCCATTATTTCTTCGGGAATAAAGCTAAAAGGAGATGTTATTTTTCAAAGTGTCATTGAAGAAGAGAGCGGAGGGGCCGGCACACTTGCTGCCGTTTTACGAGGATATAAAGCTGACGGGGCGATTATTCCTGAACCTACAAATATGAAACTGTTTCCTAAACAGCAAGGATCGATGTGGTTCCGAATTACAGTGAAAGGGAGATCTGCACACGGTGGAACGAGATATGAAGGTGTCAATGCGATTGAAAAATCGATGGCAGTCATTAAAAAGCTAGAAGAACTTGAGACCAAGCGAAATAAACGAATAACAGATCCTCTTTACGAAAGCATTCCAATCCCGATCCCGATTAATATTGGAAAAATTCAAAGCGGACAATGGCCGTCATCTGTTCCGGATATCGCACTGCTAGAAGGAAGAATGGGTGTTGGACCAGCCGAAACGTTGGAAGAGGCCAAAAAAGAAATGATTGCAAGTCTTGAAGAATTAGCTGAAACCGATGCATGGTTTGCTGATCATCCTTTAACGATTGAATGGTTTGGAGGAAAGTGGCTGCCAGGAAACTTAGAAGCGGATCATCCCCTTATTTCAGTCATCTCTGAAAGCTTTGAGATCGTAAAAAAATCAAAACCTGTGATCGAAGCCTCTCCATGGGGAACAGACGGAGGCATTCTGTCAAATGTCGGCCAAACTCCTGTAGTTGTTTTTGGTCCGGGAGTGACAAAGGCAGCGCATGATGTAAATGAATACATCGTTTTAGAGGATATGTTTGAAACTGCTGAAATAATTGCCTTAACTTTACTGAAATGGTGCGAAATCAGCTAA
- a CDS encoding 3-oxoacid CoA-transferase subunit B, translating into MGMGTDIRNRIAKRAAKEIKNGMVVNLGIGIPSLIPDHLPDDIHVMFHAENGIVGMGPSPQKGMEDENLCNAGGFPVSIIQGASYCDSAVAFGMIRKGRIDMTVLGALQVSSQGDLANWIVPGKKVPGMGGAMDLAQKAKTVIVVMSHTDKNGQPKIVETCTLPLTSRRCIDLIITEIAVFQVKKEHLLLTEIFAPFTIDDVKRHTGCTFRISEQLIQI; encoded by the coding sequence ATGGGCATGGGAACAGATATAAGAAACCGGATTGCAAAGAGGGCAGCGAAAGAAATAAAAAATGGTATGGTTGTAAACCTGGGGATTGGCATTCCTTCTTTAATCCCTGATCATTTGCCGGATGACATCCACGTCATGTTCCATGCAGAAAACGGTATCGTCGGAATGGGACCATCCCCGCAAAAAGGCATGGAAGACGAAAATTTATGCAACGCCGGAGGATTTCCGGTTTCCATTATCCAGGGCGCATCTTATTGCGACAGCGCCGTTGCTTTTGGAATGATCAGGAAAGGAAGAATCGATATGACTGTTCTAGGAGCATTGCAGGTGAGCAGCCAAGGCGATCTTGCAAATTGGATCGTACCCGGGAAAAAAGTTCCGGGAATGGGGGGAGCAATGGACCTTGCCCAAAAAGCAAAAACAGTCATCGTCGTAATGAGCCATACGGATAAAAACGGACAACCCAAAATCGTAGAAACATGTACACTTCCATTAACCTCCAGACGATGCATTGATTTGATTATTACCGAGATAGCAGTATTTCAAGTGAAAAAAGAACATTTGCTGCTCACCGAAATTTTTGCTCCTTTCACAATTGACGATGTAAAACGACATACAGGCTGTACGTTCAGAATCAGTGAGCAACTCATACAAATCTAG
- a CDS encoding CoA transferase subunit A, producing the protein MENPFGKITTLEKVLKYFYDGMTIMFGGFGGVGSPPTLIDGILEKGVKDLTLIGNDTGFPYIGIGKIVSQGRAKKVIASHIGSNPIAGQMMNAGELEVEFSPQGTLAERIRAGGVGIAAILTDIGMDNELVTKDKEKVRINGKEFLVETALTAEVSIVYAKKADPYGNLIYDKSARNTNPLVAMAGDITIVEAEEIVPLGSLHPEEIVTPGVFVDFIIPSGGVNWKWAWEQI; encoded by the coding sequence ATGGAAAACCCTTTCGGCAAAATTACGACGCTTGAAAAAGTTTTAAAGTATTTTTATGATGGCATGACCATTATGTTTGGCGGTTTCGGCGGGGTCGGCTCACCGCCGACATTAATTGATGGAATTCTTGAAAAAGGAGTCAAGGACTTAACATTAATTGGGAACGATACAGGGTTTCCCTATATCGGCATCGGAAAAATTGTCAGTCAAGGACGTGCAAAGAAAGTAATTGCCTCACATATTGGTTCAAATCCAATCGCCGGCCAAATGATGAATGCAGGTGAATTAGAGGTAGAATTTTCGCCGCAAGGAACGCTGGCCGAAAGGATCCGTGCCGGCGGAGTAGGAATTGCGGCAATATTAACCGATATTGGCATGGATAATGAGCTGGTTACAAAAGACAAAGAAAAAGTCCGGATAAATGGAAAGGAATTCTTGGTAGAAACCGCGCTGACAGCGGAAGTCTCAATTGTTTATGCCAAAAAAGCCGATCCGTATGGAAATTTAATTTATGACAAAAGTGCTCGAAACACAAATCCACTCGTCGCAATGGCCGGTGACATTACAATCGTTGAGGCTGAAGAAATCGTTCCATTAGGGAGTTTACATCCGGAAGAAATTGTTACGCCGGGCGTGTTTGTCGATTTTATCATACCTTCCGGAGGGGTGAATTGGAAATGGGCATGGGAACAGATATAA
- a CDS encoding aspartate aminotransferase family protein, protein MDPSFLIKPSLDDQYPMIDYGKGVFLYDKQGKKYLDASSGAVTANIGHGVEEIIEAMHEQAKKVSFVYRSQFTSEAAENLARKIAENSIGDLKWCFFVNSGSEATETAMKIAIQYWQEKGIHTKTKVLSRWLSYHGITLGALSMSGHTARRARFVPLLEDFPTIHPPYCYRCPYNLTAPECGYLCAKELETAIHRIGADQIAAFIAEPVIGAAGGAISPPEGYYKMIKVICEKNDILFIADEVMTGFGRTGKMFACEHWGIIPDLIALGKGMGAGYTPIAAALVSEKIIKTIVNGSKMIMSGHTLSANPQSCAVSLSVLDYIEKNKLIEGVEQKSVYLFKKLKKLQNKFPFIGDVRGKGLLIGLEFVKDSQKTPFPRTARLTQSLIEIAQENSLLLYPAAAGTDGINGDAILIAPPLTITMKEIDELVSLLQTSLDHLNQRVLQPMMEGGV, encoded by the coding sequence ATGGATCCGTCTTTCTTGATTAAACCTTCTTTGGATGACCAATATCCTATGATTGATTATGGCAAAGGTGTGTTCTTATATGATAAGCAAGGAAAAAAATATTTAGATGCGTCTTCAGGAGCTGTCACCGCCAATATTGGCCATGGAGTGGAAGAAATTATCGAGGCAATGCACGAACAAGCGAAAAAAGTATCATTCGTCTATCGGTCCCAATTTACGAGTGAAGCAGCCGAAAATTTAGCAAGGAAAATTGCTGAAAACTCCATTGGCGACTTAAAATGGTGTTTTTTTGTGAACAGCGGTTCCGAAGCAACCGAAACAGCAATGAAAATTGCAATCCAATATTGGCAGGAAAAAGGGATTCACACAAAAACAAAAGTATTGTCAAGATGGCTCAGCTACCATGGAATTACCCTCGGAGCACTATCGATGTCGGGACATACCGCCAGAAGGGCGAGGTTCGTTCCGCTGCTTGAGGATTTTCCAACGATTCATCCCCCTTATTGCTACCGGTGCCCTTACAATCTGACAGCCCCTGAATGCGGTTATTTATGTGCAAAAGAGCTCGAAACTGCCATCCACCGAATTGGTGCTGATCAAATCGCAGCTTTTATTGCAGAGCCCGTTATTGGAGCTGCTGGCGGTGCGATTTCACCTCCAGAAGGCTATTACAAAATGATCAAAGTAATTTGCGAGAAAAACGATATTCTTTTTATTGCAGATGAAGTGATGACCGGGTTTGGAAGAACGGGAAAAATGTTTGCATGCGAACATTGGGGCATCATTCCGGATTTGATCGCCTTGGGCAAAGGGATGGGAGCCGGGTACACCCCTATTGCAGCAGCGCTCGTGAGTGAAAAAATCATCAAAACAATTGTAAACGGTTCCAAAATGATAATGAGCGGCCACACGTTAAGCGCCAACCCCCAATCTTGTGCAGTATCGCTTTCCGTTCTTGACTATATTGAAAAAAACAAATTGATCGAAGGTGTAGAGCAGAAAAGCGTCTACTTATTTAAAAAGCTGAAAAAACTTCAAAATAAATTTCCCTTCATTGGAGACGTTCGGGGAAAAGGCTTACTAATAGGTCTTGAATTCGTCAAAGATTCACAAAAAACTCCTTTTCCGCGAACCGCCAGACTGACACAGTCGCTGATCGAAATTGCCCAGGAAAACAGTTTGCTGTTGTATCCAGCTGCTGCCGGGACGGATGGAATAAATGGAGATGCCATACTGATTGCTCCGCCACTTACGATTACTATGAAGGAAATCGATGAATTGGTCAGCCTTCTTCAAACTTCCCTTGATCATTTGAATCAAAGAGTTCTGCAACCGATGATGGAAGGGGGCGTTTAA
- a CDS encoding NAD(P)/FAD-dependent oxidoreductase yields MKENYDVIVVGAGPAGIFACYELTLKMPEANVLLVDKGHDIYRRNCPILQRKIEKCPPPAGKKDFAGCLPACSITNGFGGAGAYSDGKFNITSEFGGWMTDYLPESKVVELIKYVDEINLQHGATTNITDPMTDKVKEIERRAYAAGLKLLRAQVRHLGTEHNLEILKSIFEYLKEKVDMAFKTEVEDLLTEKTAEGWKVNGIQLKNGEKITAEKVVIVPGRDGSKWLAQLLKSRRLKMINNQVDIGVRVETSDIVMEEINEHLYEGKFVFNTSVGTKVRTFCSNPSGHVVVENHSGTMLANGHAFRDPKLGSKNTNFALLVSHTFSEPFDKPNEYAHEISRLANSLSNGGIIVQKYGDLLKGRRSTEKRIKEGFIEPTLKEAVPGDLGLVLPYNTLKSLIEMTEALNHVTPGIASEHTLFYGVEAKFYSARPKLNDRFETEISGLYVGGDGAGITRGLAQASACGVWIARDIVEKMKQSGRKEPAFV; encoded by the coding sequence GTGAAAGAAAATTATGATGTAATTGTTGTCGGCGCAGGTCCGGCCGGAATTTTTGCATGTTATGAACTGACTTTAAAAATGCCTGAAGCAAACGTTTTGCTTGTTGATAAAGGACATGATATATATAGGAGAAATTGCCCGATCCTTCAAAGGAAAATTGAAAAATGCCCGCCGCCGGCAGGAAAAAAAGACTTTGCAGGATGCTTGCCTGCCTGCTCGATCACAAATGGTTTCGGGGGAGCAGGTGCGTACTCAGACGGAAAATTTAACATTACAAGTGAATTCGGCGGCTGGATGACGGACTATCTTCCTGAATCAAAAGTAGTTGAGTTGATTAAATATGTGGATGAAATCAATTTACAGCACGGTGCAACAACAAATATTACCGATCCTATGACAGATAAAGTAAAAGAAATTGAACGCCGCGCATATGCAGCAGGATTAAAGCTGCTAAGAGCACAAGTGCGCCATTTAGGCACAGAACATAACTTGGAGATATTAAAAAGCATCTTTGAATACTTAAAAGAAAAAGTTGACATGGCTTTTAAAACAGAAGTAGAGGATTTATTAACAGAGAAAACAGCGGAAGGCTGGAAAGTGAACGGAATCCAGCTTAAAAATGGCGAAAAGATTACCGCAGAAAAAGTAGTCATTGTGCCGGGACGCGACGGTTCCAAATGGCTGGCTCAGCTGTTAAAATCACGCCGGTTGAAAATGATCAACAACCAGGTCGATATTGGAGTCCGTGTAGAGACTTCCGATATCGTCATGGAAGAGATTAACGAGCACTTGTATGAAGGGAAATTTGTGTTTAATACATCGGTTGGAACAAAAGTACGGACATTTTGCAGCAATCCTTCCGGCCATGTCGTGGTAGAGAATCATTCCGGAACGATGCTGGCAAATGGCCACGCTTTTAGAGACCCGAAATTGGGAAGTAAAAATACGAACTTTGCACTTCTTGTTTCCCATACATTTTCTGAACCATTTGATAAGCCGAATGAATACGCACATGAAATTTCCCGCTTGGCAAACAGCTTATCAAACGGCGGAATTATTGTACAAAAGTACGGAGATCTTTTAAAAGGAAGAAGATCAACGGAGAAAAGAATTAAAGAAGGCTTCATTGAACCTACGCTCAAGGAAGCCGTTCCTGGCGACCTTGGCCTTGTTTTGCCGTATAACACGCTAAAAAGTTTGATCGAAATGACAGAAGCATTGAACCACGTTACGCCGGGCATCGCATCTGAACATACTTTGTTCTATGGTGTAGAAGCGAAATTTTATTCTGCTCGCCCGAAATTAAATGACCGATTTGAAACGGAAATAAGCGGCCTGTATGTTGGAGGAGACGGAGCAGGGATTACGAGAGGGCTGGCGCAGGCAAGTGCGTGCGGTGTCTGGATTGCCCGGGATATTGTTGAAAAAATGAAGCAATCAGGACGCAAAGAGCCGGCATTCGTATAA
- a CDS encoding YjcZ family sporulation protein, producing the protein MSMYYGYDSCGYTSPVATGPAYCYPVAGAGCHNSFALIVVLFILLIIIGASCFGKW; encoded by the coding sequence ATGTCCATGTATTACGGCTATGATAGCTGTGGTTACACTTCGCCTGTTGCAACAGGCCCTGCCTACTGTTACCCTGTTGCAGGTGCCGGGTGCCATAATTCGTTTGCGTTAATTGTTGTGTTGTTCATTCTTTTAATTATCATCGGTGCCAGCTGTTTTGGAAAGTGGTAA
- a CDS encoding SGNH/GDSL hydrolase family protein, translating to MKTKKIFALGPLIVLFLILYLAENLTKAELSKSLTIYEKLSNEMTYHYLIVGDSIGRGSGAEDKSKTWFHQLEGFIKNKYGSSAKRYSVVQSGATAFEGIYKLQEAVLPEQIDLAFIVFGENDRKHMNSGQFAYFYEKLIRQVKKRYPSAEIFTFTESCLNNEPFAEEIRRISKHYGATNIDMRVPFRQSTFTTAELTTDLIHPNGKGYKLYAKEVFKTLEKNMFKKEIKPVLPTPLFKHVDSKLQSIRSFKEKKGFYYNQGFLFSTGKDNFIEYEFTGPFLGVTVLQNEQGGLMDVYLNDEYYTTISTWWPLEKIRHLYIASDLNEGPNHVKFVVTGEKSRNNVTDKADVKISSIIVAEKKKAKQQRKPF from the coding sequence ATGAAGACAAAAAAGATTTTTGCTCTCGGGCCGCTGATTGTTCTGTTTTTGATCTTATATTTGGCAGAAAATTTGACGAAAGCTGAACTATCTAAAAGTTTGACGATTTATGAGAAACTTTCCAACGAAATGACCTATCATTACCTAATCGTAGGCGACAGTATCGGAAGAGGTTCCGGTGCAGAAGATAAAAGCAAAACATGGTTCCATCAACTTGAGGGATTCATCAAAAACAAATACGGAAGCAGCGCAAAAAGATATTCTGTTGTACAAAGCGGAGCTACTGCTTTTGAAGGAATTTATAAGCTTCAAGAAGCAGTTCTTCCGGAACAAATCGATTTAGCTTTTATTGTGTTTGGCGAAAATGACCGCAAACATATGAATTCCGGCCAATTCGCTTACTTTTATGAAAAACTGATCAGACAAGTCAAAAAGCGTTATCCTTCTGCAGAAATTTTCACCTTTACTGAAAGCTGTTTAAACAATGAGCCGTTCGCTGAAGAGATCAGAAGAATTTCTAAACATTATGGCGCGACCAACATTGATATGAGAGTGCCGTTCCGGCAATCAACATTCACAACCGCCGAATTAACAACCGATTTAATCCATCCAAATGGAAAAGGATATAAGCTGTATGCGAAAGAAGTATTCAAAACACTGGAAAAAAACATGTTTAAAAAAGAAATAAAGCCTGTATTGCCTACCCCGTTATTTAAACATGTCGACAGCAAGCTTCAAAGTATTCGTTCTTTCAAAGAAAAAAAAGGATTTTATTATAATCAAGGGTTTTTGTTCAGCACTGGTAAAGATAATTTCATTGAATATGAATTCACAGGACCTTTTCTTGGCGTCACTGTCCTGCAAAACGAGCAAGGCGGGTTAATGGATGTTTATCTAAATGATGAATATTATACAACCATCTCTACATGGTGGCCTCTTGAAAAGATCAGGCATTTGTATATTGCCAGTGATTTAAACGAAGGACCAAACCATGTAAAATTTGTCGTAACAGGCGAAAAATCGCGAAATAACGTTACTGATAAGGCTGATGTGAAAATTTCTTCAATTATTGTCGCAGAGAAAAAGAAGGCCAAACAGCAAAGGAAGCCCTTTTAA